The following proteins are encoded in a genomic region of Dysgonomonas mossii:
- a CDS encoding Rne/Rng family ribonuclease has translation MNSELIVDVQPNEVSIAVLEDKKLVELQKEGRDASYAVGNIYAGKVKKLMPGLNAAFVDIGYKKDAFLHYLDLGAQFKSVDKFYKQALADKKKFPNISKMKMEADIDKNGSISDVLKPGQEILVQIAKEPISTKGPRLTAELSLAGRFLVVIPFNDKVSVSQKIKSKEERARLRQLIQSIKPKNFGVIVRTVAEGKKVADLDTELKTLVKRWEDNLPKIQKNKLPTLVFEETGRIVALLRDIFNPTFQEIHVNDLDTCNQIKDYISFIAPDKKNIVKSYDGGLPIFDNFNVTKQVKALFGKTVTFRNGAYLILEHTEALHVVDVNSGNRSKNPEAGQENNAWEVNSAAAEEIARQLRLRDMGGIIVIDFIDMTEGEHKAQLMAKMQELMANDRAKHNILPLSKFGLMQITRQRVRPEMEISTTEACPTCFGKGEIRPSILFTDTLRMKISYLVKDLKVKNFKLYIHPYVAAFINKGFPSLKWQWKWRYGMGVKIIPNQNLAFLEYHFMDENGEEIDMKQDFEVK, from the coding sequence ATGAATAGCGAACTAATAGTCGATGTTCAGCCCAATGAAGTCTCAATAGCAGTCTTGGAAGACAAGAAACTTGTCGAACTGCAAAAAGAAGGAAGAGACGCTTCATACGCGGTAGGAAACATCTATGCCGGCAAAGTTAAAAAACTGATGCCCGGATTAAATGCTGCTTTTGTAGACATAGGATACAAAAAGGACGCTTTTCTTCACTATTTAGATCTAGGTGCTCAATTCAAATCCGTTGATAAGTTTTACAAACAGGCTTTAGCTGATAAGAAAAAGTTTCCTAACATCTCGAAGATGAAAATGGAAGCAGACATAGACAAAAATGGGTCTATCAGTGACGTTCTAAAACCAGGACAAGAAATACTGGTACAAATAGCCAAAGAACCTATATCAACAAAAGGCCCCCGCCTCACAGCCGAGCTTTCACTGGCCGGCCGTTTTTTAGTTGTCATTCCATTCAACGACAAAGTATCTGTCTCTCAAAAAATTAAATCGAAAGAGGAGCGTGCTCGTCTAAGACAACTTATACAAAGCATAAAACCAAAAAACTTCGGAGTAATAGTAAGAACCGTAGCTGAAGGAAAAAAGGTAGCCGATCTGGATACAGAACTGAAAACATTGGTAAAACGTTGGGAGGACAATCTTCCTAAGATTCAGAAAAATAAACTTCCAACCCTCGTTTTTGAAGAAACAGGCCGTATTGTGGCCTTACTGAGAGACATCTTCAATCCTACCTTTCAGGAAATCCATGTCAATGATTTAGATACCTGCAACCAGATTAAGGACTATATATCATTTATAGCACCCGACAAAAAAAACATTGTAAAAAGTTATGATGGCGGGTTACCTATCTTTGATAATTTCAATGTAACGAAACAAGTAAAAGCCTTGTTTGGAAAAACAGTTACATTCCGTAATGGCGCATACCTCATCTTGGAACATACCGAAGCCCTTCACGTTGTAGATGTGAATAGCGGCAACAGGTCGAAGAATCCTGAAGCAGGACAAGAGAATAATGCATGGGAAGTGAATTCCGCAGCAGCAGAAGAAATAGCACGTCAATTGAGATTACGAGACATGGGGGGAATCATCGTAATCGACTTCATAGATATGACGGAAGGTGAGCACAAAGCACAACTAATGGCCAAAATGCAGGAGCTGATGGCGAATGATCGAGCAAAGCATAATATACTCCCACTGAGCAAATTCGGGCTAATGCAGATCACACGTCAGCGTGTACGTCCAGAGATGGAGATATCAACCACCGAAGCATGTCCTACATGTTTTGGAAAAGGAGAAATAAGACCATCCATACTGTTTACAGATACCCTGCGCATGAAAATAAGCTATCTGGTAAAAGATCTAAAAGTAAAGAATTTCAAACTCTATATACATCCGTATGTAGCAGCATTTATCAATAAAGGTTTTCCTTCATTAAAGTGGCAATGGAAATGGCGTTATGGCATGGGAGTGAAGATAATCCCAAACCAGAATCTGGCATTCCTGGAATATCATTTTATGGATGAAAATGGAGAAGAAATTGATATGAAACAAGATTTTGAAGTAAAGTAA